The proteins below come from a single Gimesia alba genomic window:
- a CDS encoding DUF1598 domain-containing protein — MLMNLLSLEKISRIKVVRCVLSLFLVLCLSTLSLAQTNNGGNNTGGNNQNNNQQNAGGITIDADGVIAAPFRITQNNKQLNQRRLQALAAQSLPGDVNQKSEFRKISLVQLEKVCQEFKEKNQPLPPEVQYLAGLWRIEYLFVDREKNDLIIAGPAEGFAANAQNRVVGVETGRPPIRLDDLVVAFQSQDRGLITGCSFDAKPQNLARMNEYIRRTNSASSAATAATRFKTMAQIIGMQDVSVTGVPAGSHYARILVEADYMLKRISIGLEPSGIREIKSHLATLRGGGNSTQRWWFTPLYDAFTTTAARDAFQLSGQRLQMMSQEEFVNTAGQRTDAAQTRLSTTKYAQQFTKHFAKLADQHPTFAELQSITDLTVLAALIRKENLDQQVGWEHRFFSTESDYLVPVGNIPKQVPTAMNYKKAGRLMICLVGGGVTVNARAVVNQTEFVTSRDNSLDEKKTSVLERGQDQTVRWWWD; from the coding sequence ACAACACCGGCGGTAATAATCAGAATAATAATCAGCAGAACGCAGGTGGAATCACCATTGATGCCGACGGCGTGATTGCGGCGCCGTTTCGTATTACGCAGAACAACAAACAATTGAATCAGCGCCGTCTGCAGGCACTTGCAGCGCAGTCACTGCCGGGCGACGTGAATCAGAAATCGGAGTTCCGCAAGATCTCGCTGGTGCAACTGGAAAAGGTCTGCCAGGAATTCAAAGAGAAAAACCAGCCGCTGCCTCCCGAGGTTCAATATCTGGCCGGCTTGTGGCGGATTGAGTATCTGTTTGTGGATCGCGAGAAGAACGATCTGATTATTGCCGGTCCGGCAGAGGGTTTCGCGGCGAATGCACAGAATCGGGTCGTTGGCGTGGAAACAGGGCGACCGCCGATTCGGCTGGACGATCTGGTCGTAGCGTTTCAATCGCAGGATCGCGGATTGATCACCGGTTGTTCGTTTGATGCGAAGCCGCAAAACCTGGCACGGATGAATGAATATATTCGTCGCACGAATTCCGCTTCCTCGGCAGCGACGGCGGCAACACGTTTTAAAACGATGGCGCAGATCATCGGTATGCAGGACGTTTCGGTAACGGGTGTACCTGCCGGCTCGCATTATGCCCGCATTCTGGTCGAAGCCGACTATATGCTGAAGCGAATTTCGATTGGCCTCGAGCCTTCGGGGATACGCGAAATCAAAAGCCATCTGGCGACGCTCCGCGGCGGCGGTAACAGCACGCAGCGCTGGTGGTTCACGCCGCTGTATGATGCGTTTACTACGACGGCAGCGCGGGATGCGTTTCAGCTTTCCGGGCAACGGCTGCAGATGATGTCGCAAGAGGAGTTTGTCAACACAGCCGGGCAGCGGACTGACGCAGCTCAGACGCGGCTTTCCACAACGAAGTACGCCCAGCAGTTCACGAAACACTTTGCCAAGCTGGCCGACCAGCATCCGACGTTCGCCGAGCTGCAGTCAATTACGGATTTGACCGTGCTGGCAGCCTTGATTCGAAAAGAAAACCTGGATCAACAGGTCGGCTGGGAGCATCGTTTCTTTTCTACGGAATCGGATTATCTGGTTCCTGTGGGAAACATTCCGAAACAGGTGCCAACGGCGATGAACTATAAAAAAGCGGGGCGGTTGATGATCTGTCTGGTAGGAGGCGGGGTAACGGTGAACGCCCGGGCTGTCGTCAACCAGACGGAGTTTGTGACGTCACGGGATAATTCGCTGGATGAGAAAAAAACGTCAGTTCTGGAACGGGGACAGGATCAAACAGTACGCTGGTGGTGGGATTGA
- a CDS encoding arylsulfatase — translation MRRAPLLKLVCLWLLFVVFTSGQLLQAASKPNVLLIMTDDQGWGDVRSHDNPLIETPNQDLLAKQGARFDRFFVSPVCAPTRAALLTGRYSLRTGVHGVTRGFENMRAEEITIAEMLKSAGYATGAFGKWHNGRHYPMHPNGQGFDEFFGFCGGHWNSYFDTNLERNQKPVKTKGYITDVLTDKAIDFIKQNQEQPFFCYVPYNAPHSPWIVPEKYWQKYANKGLDDKARCAYAMVDSVDENLGRLLQTLDDLKLADNTIVLFLTDNGPNSKRYNGDMRGRKGSIHEGGIRVPLFVRYPGKIRPGTVVKPIAAHIDILPTLLEFCGVESVSGIPVDGKSLVPLLTDDATENWPERMLFVDRLFRNSIPGAELPVGSVRTDRWRAAYERNKWSLYDMLADPGQKNDVAKAHPEVVKKLSAAYADWFQDVSDAGFEPIPIPVGHPSEAVTSVPANESFLQPEAGQGINYSGKGHHGYANSWLEDWTDPSASAAWHLNVLTPGKYTVTLKYTCAKQDVGCKVAVSTGDQSLTATISKPHDPPKIGNQDRVEQSDNYMRKDWATIKLGTLDLKKGCSDLKLTGVKKTGNELIDVKGIELTRE, via the coding sequence ATGAGACGCGCACCTTTGTTGAAACTGGTCTGTTTGTGGTTATTGTTTGTTGTGTTTACTTCAGGTCAATTGCTGCAGGCGGCTTCTAAGCCGAATGTGTTGTTGATCATGACGGACGACCAGGGCTGGGGCGATGTGCGCTCGCATGACAACCCTTTGATTGAAACGCCGAATCAGGATCTGCTGGCGAAGCAGGGGGCGCGGTTTGATCGTTTTTTTGTGTCGCCGGTTTGTGCGCCGACGCGGGCCGCTTTACTGACGGGGCGTTACAGTTTGCGAACCGGCGTGCATGGCGTGACGCGCGGCTTTGAAAATATGCGGGCCGAGGAAATCACCATCGCCGAAATGTTGAAGTCAGCCGGTTATGCGACGGGCGCGTTTGGAAAATGGCATAATGGGCGGCACTATCCGATGCACCCGAACGGGCAGGGCTTTGACGAGTTCTTTGGATTTTGCGGCGGTCACTGGAACAGTTATTTCGATACCAATCTCGAACGCAATCAGAAACCGGTTAAAACCAAAGGCTATATCACCGATGTGCTGACCGACAAGGCGATTGATTTCATCAAACAGAACCAAGAGCAGCCGTTCTTCTGTTATGTACCTTATAATGCACCGCATTCCCCCTGGATTGTCCCGGAGAAATACTGGCAGAAGTATGCCAACAAAGGTCTGGATGACAAAGCACGGTGTGCATACGCGATGGTGGACAGTGTTGATGAGAATCTGGGCCGATTGCTGCAGACGCTGGACGATCTCAAACTGGCCGACAATACGATCGTCTTGTTTCTGACCGACAACGGGCCGAACAGTAAACGCTATAACGGCGATATGCGAGGCCGCAAAGGATCGATTCATGAAGGGGGCATTCGTGTGCCGCTGTTTGTGCGTTATCCGGGAAAAATCAGACCCGGAACCGTCGTCAAACCGATCGCCGCTCATATTGACATTCTACCGACGCTTCTGGAATTCTGTGGCGTGGAATCGGTGTCCGGAATTCCTGTGGACGGGAAGAGTCTCGTTCCCTTACTGACAGATGACGCTACTGAAAACTGGCCGGAGCGGATGCTGTTCGTCGATCGCTTGTTTCGCAATTCGATTCCCGGTGCCGAATTGCCCGTGGGTTCGGTTCGTACGGACCGCTGGCGAGCCGCTTATGAGCGAAACAAGTGGAGTCTGTATGATATGCTGGCCGATCCGGGACAGAAAAACGATGTCGCTAAAGCGCATCCCGAGGTCGTGAAGAAGTTGAGTGCTGCTTACGCGGACTGGTTCCAGGATGTCTCGGACGCCGGCTTTGAGCCGATTCCGATTCCCGTGGGGCACCCCAGCGAAGCGGTCACTTCTGTTCCCGCGAATGAATCATTCCTGCAGCCGGAAGCCGGGCAGGGAATCAACTACAGCGGCAAAGGGCACCACGGTTATGCGAACAGCTGGTTGGAAGACTGGACCGATCCCTCAGCATCTGCCGCCTGGCATCTGAATGTTTTAACGCCGGGAAAATATACCGTCACGCTGAAATACACGTGTGCAAAACAGGACGTCGGCTGTAAGGTGGCTGTCTCGACCGGCGATCAAAGTCTGACCGCCACTATTTCCAAGCCGCATGATCCGCCGAAGATTGGGAACCAGGATCGCGTGGAACAATCAGACAACTATATGCGCAAGGACTGGGCGACAATCAAACTCGGAACGCTGGATCTGAAAAAAGGATGCTCTGACCTGAAGCTAACCGGCGTCAAGAAAACCGGCAACGAATTAATCGACGTTAAGGGGATTGAACTGACGCGGGAGTAA